TCACTGAGCCGGTAATGGACACTCAACTTAGCGACGTTTAGTTTCCGTGCGTATCACGGTACTAAGTAGCATATATATGCGTATCACGGTCACATCGTAACCCTCTTGGACGTCTGGGTGAGGCCGACGACTTAGCACCGGTGGTCGCTTTCCTCTGTCTTCCTCTACGTCAATGGCCAAGTCGTGGTTGTCGATGGAGGTCGAACCGTGAACGGCACCGCATAAGCTTCCGATCGGTCGATATCGATCACCGTGGCGAGTTATATTATAGACTGTGTGTGCTGCGATTTCTTTCTAATGAATACGTGGTCTGAATATTCGCAACGTTGTGTAAAATAATTAAGATGCTCGCGTACACAATGATGCGTGCACAAGCAGACAATGGTGAACGTACCCACCCATTTAGTCGCGATTGCCGATTGGGAATTCCAATGGCCAGAAATTAGAGCTGAGTTTTGAGATTCAACTTGCACAGGGAACCTTTGGTCCCATCCGAGGCATTTTAGAATGCTCAATGTGGTATCAGATTGTGGGAAGGGTGTTCCGTGTGATTCCTATGATTGATAAGCCATCCATCGTACTTTCGAAACCAATTAAATAACAAAGAGGAAGAGTGGATAGATTTACAAGACTATTATTCATTTCCACTCATAAATATGACTATAAGagctaattataaaatatttctgtaattaattacttttaatatattattttttatatttttaaaaattacattggtAAATCGAAATGAGACCATGGTAAATTTTACGATATTTTGACGACGTGAAtagaaacgagattaaatatttttcttttataaatattataaatataaagatgTAAATATTAAATGTAGTTAACTATAGAAGATAATTTTTTACGTTGTGAAATGTAAATATTtgagagaatattttttttatttagatatCAGAACACTTCGGGGTGAATATTTTATGGAGCCACGAGCCAAAGAGAagagaccaaaaaaaaaatcacatgcgAGATGATAGAGGATTGAAGGCTAAGTACAGTTGGCACAATCCTTCGTCCATCTCATACCAACGAAGTTTCCGAGTAAGTCATATTTATCTAcagaaattataatataatttggaAAATGTGTGTGGACACGACTTCTATTGATCCAATGTGCATACAGTTTCCACATCTTAGCTATAAATGGACTGAAGTAGgaagaaacaaagaagaagaagaagaagaagaagaaggaaaacaatGGAGGGTGGCGACCAGAAGTGCGACGATAACCAAGCGGTGGGGAGATGGACTCTTGTAGGAACAACAGCTTTGGTCACCGGAGGCACTAAAGGAATCGGGTATCGTCATCTTTCTTCATACATTTGCTAATCTACTTCACAGCACAAACAAGTTCATACTGAAATCTGGGGTCTAATGCCTGCCGAAATTAAGGAGCTTATGTCCAGCTTATTATGACGTTTTCTCTTACGTTCTTTTATGGTGATCAGACATGCCATAGTAGAAGAACTAGCTAGATTTGGTGCAGCCGTCCATACCTGCTCTCGAAACGAAGCGGAGCTCAACGAGTGCTTGCAACAATGGAGAGCTTTGAACCTCAAGATCACCGGCTCCATCTGCGACGTCTCATCTGACGTCGAGAGGGAGAAACTGATGCAGACTGTGAACTCCGTCTTCCATGGAAAGCTCCATATCTTGGTGAGATTGTCGGCTGTCTTAAGCGTTAGCATTTAATCCATCCGAAGAAGATGATAACGCATCTACGCTTCTTCCCCGTCCTCGCTGATGCTCGTGGTGTAGGTAAACAATGCCGGGACGGTGATTTGGAAACCGGTGGTGGAGCAGACCCCAGAGGACTACAGACGTATCATTAGCACCAACTTGGACTCTGCCTTCCATCTGAGCCAGCTTGCCCATCCTCTTCTCAAGGCGTCAGGAAGAGGCTGCATCGTCAACATCTCCTCCATCGCTGGCTTCGTCGCCATCGATTCTGCATCCGTCTATGCAGCAACTAAAGGTTACATGTCACAGACACAACCGTCTCGCATCACGAATCTAATAgtacttcttcgtcttcttctttcttcagGAGCACTGAACCAGCTGACGAGGAGCCTTGCTTGCGAGTGGGCAAAGGACAACATTCGAGTTAACTGCGTCGCTCCCGCGTACATCAGAACTCCACTCATTCAGACCGTAATGGTTCTATCTGTTCTCCCTCCTGAATAGGAATCATCAAAACCTCGTgaactcttcttcctcctcctcgtactGCATGGCTGTGTGACGCACCAGTGTTTACAATCTCAACAGCTATCCGAAGACGAAGAGTTCGTAGCGAGGGAGGCTCGTCGCGTTCCTCTGGGGCGGCTGGGTGAGCCAGAAGAGGTGGCGGCCGTGGTGGCTTTCCTCTGCCTCCCCGCTTCCGGCTACGTCGATGGCCAAGTCATCATCGTGGATGGAGGTCGGACTGTGAACGGCAACAATTGAAGTCTCCATCACGACACTATTGCCACCATCCATGTTGTTCCGAGAAGTACTACCATCAATATAGCTACTTAGCGTGACGTCCACGTGACGAGACAATATAGTTGTGCCTGGTGTGGTTGTAATAGGTAATAGAATCCTTCTCCGAATAAGATCGCCATCTAAGAGTCATTCTCGGTACAATCGAAATAATCTTTCTCGGTACAATAAAGCTATTTGCTGACCATTTGGGTACTCAAATTAGTTCGATCATGGCAATAACAAATGCAGTTCCCAATAGTTTCCTTGATATGTTGCCAAGCAAGCACAGAGCAAAAATATCCTAGCTAGGCTACCAACAGTGCCCAAACGGGAGTAACAACACTCTTACGACATGAAACAACAACTCCAAGTGATGGATGCTACCAGGTAATTAAGCTGGTGGGTGGTGGATATACCCTCTTTACAGCTTCTTGctgctttcttcctcttcctccagagCCTTTAGCTTCCGATAACCTTTATCGGTGCCGAACAACCTGACGCATCATGATCAACAATGGCTTTTACAATGAGAGCATCAAAATATGTATGTGTTCGTTTCAAAATTTTCCAATTTTATTTTGACTTCTGAGTTGTGTGGAATATGCATGAAGGGCTTGCAAAGATAAGAATTAGATCGGTTTCAATAAAACATATCCATCATCTTGTTAGAAGATAACATGAAGTTGAACCAACCAGTAAATAATAATACCCAATGTAATATGTAAAAGATGAAATTTGAGACAAAATAAAATATGCATGCATGCGGATTACATTCTTATTAAGGCAGATTGATCTTATAAGGGAATTTGACTATGGGGCATACAACCATAGTGGCTTGTGAGTTATTTGTGGTGACATATTCATGATAACTCAAATCGATTCACTAACTAGTTAATTTATGAATCACTACTCAGAAAATTAAGAAAAGATAAAGACGAACAAGGATACACACCAGTCCATGTAGACAAAGGTCGATGAGTAGTTCCCTGACTTCGTATAAAGCACGCGATGGTGGTAGTCATGGAAATGAGCACTGCAGGAAACAACCAGATTTCAATTAATAGACACCAACTAAACAAAAATGCGTCAACAAAAGAACACACAACTAAGTATACTGTCACAACGCACCCTCCATAGAGAGGCAAAAAATTTGAGGGGCTCCAAGGGAAATCATATCCACTATGAGCATCAACCGTCTCCAAGACCCTCAGTATCACCCACAACCATAAGGTGAACAGGTGAGGGCCAGTGAGAGCTGGACCGACCACC
This genomic stretch from Musa acuminata AAA Group cultivar baxijiao chromosome BXJ3-9, Cavendish_Baxijiao_AAA, whole genome shotgun sequence harbors:
- the LOC135648766 gene encoding tropinone reductase homolog At5g06060-like isoform X2, translated to MEGGDQKCDDNQAVGRWTLVGTTALVTGGTKGIGHAIVEELARFGAAVHTCSRNEAELNECLQQWRALNLKITGSICDVSSDVEREKLMQTVNSVFHGKLHILVNNAGTVIWKPVVEQTPEDYRRIISTNLDSAFHLSQLAHPLLKASGRGCIVNISSIAGFVAIDSASVYAATKGALNQLTRSLACEWAKDNIRVNCVAPAYIRTPLIQTLSEDEEFVAREARRVPLGRLGEPEEVAAVVAFLCLPASGYVDGQVIIVDGGRTVNGNN
- the LOC135648766 gene encoding tropinone reductase homolog At5g06060-like isoform X1 produces the protein MEGGDQKCDDNQAVGRWTLVGTTALVTGGTKGIGHAIVEELARFGAAVHTCSRNEAELNECLQQWRALNLKITGSICDVSSDVEREKLMQTVNSVFHGKLHILVNNAGTVIWKPVVEQTPEDYRRIISTNLDSAFHLSQLAHPLLKASGRGCIVNISSIAGFVAIDSASVYAATKGALNQLTRSLACEWAKDNIRVNCVAPAYIRTPLIQTVMLSEDEEFVAREARRVPLGRLGEPEEVAAVVAFLCLPASGYVDGQVIIVDGGRTVNGNN